GGGCGTGACGTCGTCGAGGGTGACATCGGGCACCATCGTCACGCCCCCGATGGTGCGGATCGGCTCTCGCGACGCTCCGACGGTGACGATGCGGAACGAGCCCGGATCGCTCTGGTACTCGGGATTGTTGACGCCGGCGGCGACGTAGCCGAACTCCCAGTCGGCGAGGGTGGGGTAAAGGCCCAGGTGGATGGTTTTCATGGCTGCTCCTCCGAATCGACTATGACAGCATTCTGTCAAAGATGACAGAATGCTGTCAATAGCCCGATCTGCGAGAATCAGGGCAGTAGTCGCTGTCGGAGGGTGCGCTCCGCCGCCGCAGGCGCGGTCTCCCGGATGACCAACAGGCAGCAGAGGGAGATCGCCATCAGCGTGGCCGCGTAGATGCCGACGGGAACGACGCTCCCGGTCGCGCTGACGATCCGGTTCGCGATCATCGGGGCGAGCCCGCCGCCGAGTACTGCGCCGACCTGGAAGCCGATGCCGATCCCGCTGTATCGCTGGGTGATCGGGAAGAGCTCGGCGAAGGTGGTGAGCATCGGGCCGTACACGAAGCCGGTGAGTGCGAAGCCGATCGAGATGACCGTGACACACGCGATGAGTGACCCGGTCGCGGTGACCCAGAACAGGATCGGGGCGAACACCAGCGACGTGACCATGCCGAATCCGATCACCGGTTTGCGGCCGAACCGATCGGACAGATGAGCGCCCAGGACGACGGTGGCGGCGTGACAGGCCAGCGCGAACGTACTGCCGAAGACGACCGGGGACCGGTCGAATCCGCGTCCGGGGTCGGTCTCCGTCAGGAACGAGAGCATGAAGGTGAACAACAGGAAGGCATAGCAGTTCTGGCCCACATTGATGCCGGCGGCCAGGGCGACGCGACGCCAGTTCTCGCGGAGGACGGTGAACGTCCGGGGACGTTTCTGTTCGGCCTGCTGGGACTGCACGAATTCCGGTGTCTCACTGATCTTCGTACGGGTCCACACGCCGATCGCGAGAACGATCCCGCCGATGAGGAAGGGTATGCGCCATCCCCACGCCAGCACCTGCTCCATCGGCATCAGGAGGACGAGGGCGAACGACAGGTTGGCGAGGATGCCGCCGACCGGTGAGCCGAGTGTCACGAACGAGCCGTAGAGGCCACGTCGGTGCACTGGCGCGTGCTCGGCGGCAAGCAGTGCGGCCCCGCCGATCTCGCCGCCACGGGAGATCCCGTGGAC
This sequence is a window from Gordonia insulae. Protein-coding genes within it:
- a CDS encoding MFS transporter, which gives rise to MVAVDHSIPHAHQPTRERPGRVAVASGAGTIMEFYDFAIYGTATALVFNKVYFNVDDPWFGTFLGFATFAVGFVMAPIGAVIFGHFGDKFGRRKALTSAFLLMGGSTLAMGVLPDYQAIGIVAPVILIFLRMVHGISRGGEIGGAALLAAEHAPVHRRGLYGSFVTLGSPVGGILANLSFALVLLMPMEQVLAWGWRIPFLIGGIVLAIGVWTRTKISETPEFVQSQQAEQKRPRTFTVLRENWRRVALAAGINVGQNCYAFLLFTFMLSFLTETDPGRGFDRSPVVFGSTFALACHAATVVLGAHLSDRFGRKPVIGFGMVTSLVFAPILFWVTATGSLIACVTVISIGFALTGFVYGPMLTTFAELFPITQRYSGIGIGFQVGAVLGGGLAPMIANRIVSATGSVVPVGIYAATLMAISLCCLLVIRETAPAAAERTLRQRLLP